Proteins from a genomic interval of Chanos chanos chromosome 3, fChaCha1.1, whole genome shotgun sequence:
- the LOC115806850 gene encoding sodium-dependent lysophosphatidylcholine symporter 1-like has translation MELESGADPRAKGDEKSTFTSSTIEHETSHQTPTGIPVSRKICYAIGGMPYQMTSNAKGFFMQIFLLDVVQMSPFYVSFILFLGRAWDAITDPLVGYAVSKSGQTRIGKLIPWIVFTTPFGVLSYVMLWFVPQETMSSSVSFSWYFIWSCLFDTFMSCYHVPYSSLNMFLGGDQRERDSATGYRMGMEVFATLAGAAIQGQIVGVYHAKRAQFCSLQNSSEIPGNMSRLTDSLQNTRTAYVIAAVVLGVLYFLCCVVLFLGVKEQLAPLSTLGRIHLPYVTGMKKVVGHMPYVRLVFGFFFSSVAFQMSQGNLALFCTHAAGLGSYFQHLVLILLTSATFSIPLWQMMLVRLGKKTTIFIGLMTEIPALAIISGAKSSLPLFIVMSIIAGASLASLFLLPWSMLPDAVDDFKVKNPSCMDLEPMFYSCYVFFNKFGGGLALGISTLSLSFAGYKPGACHHNPEVITTLKVLFAPVPICLLLIGLVFFYFYPINEKRRQEIKAELQKAM, from the exons ACACCTACAGGAATTCCTGTGTCTAGGAAAATCTGCTATGCTATTGGGGGCATGCCCTACCAAATGACATCAAATGCCAAGGGCTTCTTTATGCAGATTTTCTTGTTGGATGTTGTGCAG atgagCCCCTTCTATgtgtcttttattcttttcctgGGAAGGGCATGGGACGCCATTACAGATCCATTAGTGGGATATGCAGTCAGTAAGAGTGGCCAGACACGCATTGGCAAACTCATCCCCTG GATTGTGTTCACCACGCCATTTGGGGTCCTGTCTTATGTTATGCTGTGGTTCGTGCCACAGGAAACAATGTCTTCCAGCGTTAGCTTTAGCTGGTACTTCATATGGAGCTGCCTCTTTGACACATTCATGAGT tGTTACCATGTTCCCTATTCTTCTCTGAACATGTTCCTTGGAGGAGACCAAAGGGAAAGAGATTCAGCCACAGGCTACA gaaTGGGAATGGAGGTCTTTGCTACCTTAGCAGGGGCAGCCATTCAAGGCCAGATTGTTGGAGTCTATCATGCAAAGAGAGCCCAGTTTTGCAGCTtgcaaaacagcagtgaaattcCAGGGAATATGTCACGTCTTACTGATTCATTACAGAATACG AGAACTGCCTATGTGATTGCTGCAGTAGTCTTGGGTGTACTGTActtcctgtgttgtgttgtgctcttCCTTGGTGTGAAAGAACAGCTGG CCCCTCTCAGCACACTGGGCCGAATCCATTTACCATACGTGACAGGAATGAAGAAAGTGGTGGGTCACATGCCGTATGTCCGACTGGTCTTCGGGTTCTTCTTCTCCTCAGTGGCTTTTCAG ATGTCTCAGGGGAATTTGGCGCTCTTCTGCACTCACGCGGCTGGTCTGGGATCTTATTTCCAACACCTTGTCCTTATCCTCCTG ACATCAGCCACATTCTCCATCCCACTGTGGCAGATGATGCTGGTAAGACTGGGGAAGAAGACCACCATATTCATTGGTCTGATG ACTGAAATCCCTGCCTTGGCAATCATTAGTGGTGCAAAGAGCAGCCTACCGCTGTTTATTGTCATGTCCATCATAGCTGGAGCCAGTCTAGCAAGTCTTTTCTTACTTCCATG GTCGATGCTCCCGGATGCTGTCGATGATTTTAAGGTAAAGAACCCCAGCTGTATGGATCTGGAACCCATGTTCTACTCCTGCTATGTCTTCTTTAATAAGTTCGGAGGAGGTTTGGCTCTTGGGATCTCCACCCTATCACTGTC ttttGCAGGATACAAACCCGGGGCATGCCACCATAACCCAGAGGTGATTACCACGCTCAAGGTGCTGTTTGCCCCTGTTCCCATCTGTCTCCTGCTCATAGGCCTGGTGTTCTTTTATTTCTATCCTATCAATGAGAAGCGACGGCAAGAGATAAAGGCAGAATTGCAAAAAGCAATGTAA